A DNA window from Camelina sativa cultivar DH55 chromosome 17, Cs, whole genome shotgun sequence contains the following coding sequences:
- the LOC104757272 gene encoding auxin-responsive protein SAUR63-like → MMINAKKLLKMAKKWQQRAALSRKRISFQRSRASYNSTAAEKGCFVVYTADKIRFAFPISYLSNSIVQELLRISEEEFGLPTEGPITLPFDLAFLEYLIKLIQRRMDGDTEKALLISISSARCSLQPQEQQSSIITQQLLVF, encoded by the coding sequence atgatgataaacgCAAAGAAGCTCTTGAAGATGGCCAAGAAATGGCAACAAAGAGCAGCCTTAAGCAGAAAAAGAATCTCATTTCAGAGGTCAAGGGCTTCTTACAACTCAACTGCTGCAGAAAAGGGATGTTTCGTGGTTTACACGGCGGATAAAATCCGGTTTGCGTTCCCAATAAGTTACCTGAGCAACTCTATTGTCCAAGAGCTCTTGAGAATATCTGAAGAAGAGTTTGGTCTGCCGACGGAAGGACCAATCACACTGCCATTTGATTTGGCTTTTCTAGAGTATCTCATCAAGCTGATCCAAAGACGAATGGATGGAGATACAGAAAAGGCTCTGTTAATATCAATCTCTAGTGCTAGATGCTCTTTGCAACCACAAGAACAACAGAGTAGTATTATTACTCAACAACTGCTTGTATTTTAG